In Candidatus Gastranaerophilales bacterium, a single genomic region encodes these proteins:
- a CDS encoding chemotaxis protein CheW: MTVTEEKLLTFSLGNEGYGISILKVKEIIGMMPITPVPKTPSFVKGVVNLRGKIIPVMDLRIKFNMEEKSYNERTCIIVVETVINNVQRLLGVVVDTVSEVVNISADEIEPSPQYSTGMDSNFILGIGKLKDRVVIIIDLDQIFINNEIINIFEKQEVAVHE, encoded by the coding sequence ATGACTGTAACTGAAGAAAAATTACTTACTTTTTCATTAGGCAATGAAGGATACGGTATTTCTATATTAAAAGTAAAAGAAATTATCGGCATGATGCCTATTACTCCTGTCCCTAAAACACCTTCTTTTGTTAAAGGTGTGGTTAACCTTAGAGGCAAAATAATCCCTGTTATGGATTTGAGAATAAAATTTAATATGGAAGAAAAATCTTATAACGAAAGAACTTGTATTATTGTTGTCGAAACCGTTATAAATAATGTCCAACGGCTATTAGGCGTCGTCGTCGATACCGTTTCTGAAGTCGTTAATATATCTGCTGACGAAATTGAACCTTCTCCTCAATATAGTACAGGCATGGATTCGAACTTCATTTTAGGAATCGGTAAGTTGAAAGACAGAGTTGTTATAATAATTGACCTTGACCAAATATTCATAAATAATGAAATTATTAATATATTCGAAAAACAAGAGGTAGCCGTGCATGAATAA
- a CDS encoding methyl-accepting chemotaxis protein — translation MNKNTINLDSRLIMLIVATLLLSGASAYIAGKSSFSLISVILIVISVLIAIILAKLTAKSLSSSVASFIDDLSHTASNVALTANELTQSGNSLAEGTAEQAASIQETSATLEESASMIHQTAQNTKEADSLAKQTTSAADDGNIQMKNLLDAMEELKKSSAEVAKIIKVIDEIAFQTNILSLNAAVEAARAGDAGKGFAVVAEEVRNLAQRSAQAAKDTAVIIESNIKLSEKSLSMSDVVRNALEGIRIDTHKVSELLEEISAASQEQEIGINQINKAISQMEVVIQNTASTAQESSMSAKNLESYSDKIKIIVETLSAITGVAKNVKNTQYYNPSSFKDNKTEKTNRYSQSKNIKKPDFKKDKSFEKNMVKEIEDKNPPIAEIEEKKPKLTGRAKVNPEDIIPLDDF, via the coding sequence ATGAATAAAAATACAATAAATCTTGATTCAAGACTAATTATGCTAATAGTTGCAACTCTGCTATTAAGCGGTGCTTCCGCTTATATTGCAGGCAAATCATCATTTTCTTTGATTTCTGTCATATTAATTGTTATATCTGTTTTGATAGCAATTATATTAGCTAAGCTTACGGCTAAATCTTTATCATCAAGCGTTGCATCTTTCATTGATGATTTAAGCCACACAGCTTCGAATGTTGCTTTAACGGCAAATGAGCTCACTCAATCCGGAAATTCATTGGCAGAAGGAACTGCGGAACAAGCAGCTTCTATTCAAGAAACATCTGCTACTCTTGAAGAGTCTGCTTCAATGATTCACCAAACTGCTCAAAATACAAAAGAAGCTGATTCTTTGGCAAAACAGACTACAAGTGCTGCTGATGATGGCAATATTCAGATGAAAAATCTTTTAGATGCGATGGAAGAGCTGAAAAAATCAAGTGCTGAAGTCGCTAAAATTATTAAAGTTATTGATGAAATCGCTTTTCAAACTAATATTTTGTCTTTAAATGCGGCAGTTGAAGCGGCAAGAGCCGGTGATGCCGGCAAAGGGTTTGCTGTTGTTGCTGAAGAAGTCAGAAATTTGGCACAAAGAAGTGCTCAAGCTGCTAAAGATACTGCTGTTATTATTGAAAGCAATATAAAATTGTCTGAAAAAAGTTTGAGTATGTCTGATGTAGTTAGAAATGCACTTGAAGGCATCAGAATTGATACACACAAAGTCAGTGAATTGCTAGAAGAAATTTCGGCTGCAAGTCAAGAACAAGAAATCGGTATTAATCAAATCAATAAAGCTATTTCTCAAATGGAAGTCGTTATTCAAAATACCGCTTCTACCGCTCAAGAAAGCAGTATGTCGGCTAAAAATTTAGAAAGCTATTCTGACAAAATAAAAATAATAGTTGAAACTCTATCTGCTATTACAGGTGTTGCAAAAAATGTTAAGAATACACAGTATTATAATCCATCCTCATTCAAGGATAATAAAACGGAAAAAACAAACAGGTACTCTCAATCTAAAAACATAAAAAAACCTGATTTTAAAAAAGATAAATCTTTTGAAAAAAATATGGTAAAAGAAATAGAAGACAAAAATCCTCCTATTGCAGAAATTGAAGAGAAAAAGCCAAAACTCACCGGTAGAGCAAAGGTGAATCCTGAAGACATTATCCCTCTTGATGATTTTTAA
- a CDS encoding protein-glutamate O-methyltransferase CheR yields MGIYIEESKKGLFAQKLVKLFRESGVENIGEYYHYIAAPPITEKQKELQGVFTDTITVHKTNFFRENNHFEHIKKNIGQILNESETVKRTKELRVWSSACSTGEEAYTLAILLKEILPMDIRPKILATDISPQSLHKAISGEYVFAPEDNIPPYLVSKYFYKNGDMWSLSEEIKKLVTFRLFNLVDKFPFKNPFDIIFCRNVMIYFDREVQEKLVQQFYDALSANGLLFIGHSESLIQIHHKFFYYEPTIYKKSRPH; encoded by the coding sequence ATGGGTATTTACATTGAAGAAAGTAAAAAAGGTCTTTTTGCTCAAAAATTAGTAAAGTTATTCAGAGAAAGCGGTGTTGAAAATATTGGTGAATACTATCACTATATTGCAGCTCCTCCGATTACAGAAAAACAAAAAGAGTTGCAAGGAGTCTTTACTGATACTATAACCGTTCACAAAACAAATTTTTTCAGAGAAAATAATCACTTTGAACACATTAAAAAAAACATAGGACAAATCTTAAATGAGAGTGAAACGGTAAAACGTACAAAAGAGCTTAGGGTATGGTCTTCGGCGTGTTCTACAGGCGAAGAGGCTTATACTTTAGCCATTTTGTTAAAAGAGATTTTGCCTATGGATATAAGGCCAAAAATACTTGCTACTGATATAAGTCCTCAAAGTTTACATAAAGCAATAAGTGGTGAGTATGTATTTGCTCCTGAGGATAATATTCCTCCTTATTTGGTTTCAAAATATTTTTACAAAAACGGAGATATGTGGAGTCTTTCTGAAGAAATAAAAAAATTAGTAACTTTTAGGCTCTTTAATTTGGTCGATAAGTTCCCATTTAAAAATCCTTTTGATATAATATTTTGTAGGAATGTCATGATTTATTTCGATAGAGAAGTGCAAGAAAAGTTGGTTCAACAATTTTATGATGCCTTATCAGCGAATGGGTTGCTATTTATAGGGCACTCTGAAAGTCTTATTCAAATTCATCATAAATTCTTTTATTACGAGCCTACGATATATAAAAAATCACGCCCACATTAA
- a CDS encoding chemotaxis response regulator protein-glutamate methylesterase produces MSIKVLIIDDSAMIRKVFTQELEKDPDIEVVGTAPDPIIGRDKIVYLKPDVITLDIEMPRMDGLTFLEKLMRHYPMPVVVVSSLAKNGGDVALKAIELGAVEVLAKPGTAYSVGDMSGQLIEKVKAAANVHTFKTNSITGAAKHSLSSPSAAMRVATTNKIIALGASTGGTEALSQVLSSLPENCPPIVVVQHMPQNFTKAFANRLNNICKIEVKEATDGEFLSIGKALIAPGNHHMEIRRSGTSYNVALLDGPMLFHQRPAVEVLFNSVAKYAGQNSVGALLTGMGKDGAAGLLNMKKAGANTIAQDEHSCIVFGMPREAIMLGAAEKVLPLDKIAQGLLDFCSQ; encoded by the coding sequence ATGTCAATTAAAGTTTTAATAATAGATGATTCTGCCATGATCAGAAAAGTTTTTACTCAAGAACTTGAGAAAGACCCTGACATAGAGGTCGTGGGAACTGCTCCTGATCCGATAATCGGTCGGGATAAAATTGTTTATTTGAAACCTGATGTTATTACTTTAGATATTGAAATGCCTCGTATGGATGGGCTTACGTTCTTAGAAAAATTAATGAGGCACTATCCGATGCCGGTGGTTGTTGTGAGTTCTTTGGCTAAAAATGGCGGTGATGTCGCATTAAAGGCAATAGAACTTGGTGCTGTTGAGGTTTTAGCAAAGCCGGGGACGGCATATTCTGTCGGAGATATGAGCGGACAATTAATTGAAAAAGTCAAGGCTGCTGCTAATGTTCATACTTTTAAAACAAATAGTATTACCGGTGCGGCAAAACATTCGCTTTCTTCACCTTCTGCTGCCATGAGAGTTGCAACTACAAATAAAATAATAGCTCTAGGTGCTTCTACAGGTGGTACGGAAGCTCTTTCTCAGGTATTATCTTCTTTACCTGAAAATTGTCCTCCTATCGTTGTAGTTCAGCATATGCCTCAAAATTTCACCAAAGCTTTTGCTAACAGGTTGAATAATATTTGCAAAATAGAAGTCAAAGAAGCGACAGACGGTGAATTCCTCTCTATAGGTAAGGCTTTGATTGCTCCAGGTAATCACCATATGGAAATTAGAAGAAGCGGGACAAGTTATAATGTTGCACTTCTCGATGGCCCAATGCTTTTCCATCAACGCCCTGCTGTTGAGGTCCTTTTTAACTCTGTTGCAAAATATGCAGGTCAAAATTCTGTCGGTGCATTGCTCACCGGCATGGGAAAAGATGGTGCCGCAGGACTTTTGAATATGAAAAAAGCAGGTGCTAATACAATTGCTCAAGATGAACATAGTTGTATTGTTTTTGGTATGCCGAGAGAAGCGATTATGTTAGGAGCGGCTGAAAAAGTTTTGCCTCTGGATAAAATTGCTCAAGGTTTATTAGATTTTTGCAGTCAATAA
- a CDS encoding TetR/AcrR family transcriptional regulator, giving the protein MKNEVMEFKRKLILEVAAKHFKTLGYEKTQIDKIAKELNVGVGTIYSIFGSKEGIFASYIYSVVDNAFLEIKSLLQNVEQPFEKLKIFVSYKFSYYEKNKAIIRDYLKNNPFFMQNTQKGALNPMKGVYTLVAQIIEDYVHNKKNVITNDYYLLALTLDGMISSFIERFSGEDVDLNSLTPKVLNLFDNAIGACQ; this is encoded by the coding sequence ATGAAAAATGAAGTAATGGAATTTAAGAGAAAATTAATTCTTGAGGTAGCTGCAAAACACTTTAAAACTTTGGGCTATGAAAAAACGCAAATTGATAAAATCGCTAAAGAATTGAATGTGGGTGTCGGAACCATATATTCTATTTTCGGCTCAAAGGAAGGCATTTTCGCAAGTTATATCTATAGTGTTGTGGATAATGCTTTTTTAGAGATAAAAAGTTTGCTTCAGAATGTTGAACAACCCTTTGAAAAATTAAAGATTTTTGTATCTTACAAGTTTTCTTATTATGAAAAAAACAAGGCGATTATACGTGATTATTTAAAAAACAATCCGTTTTTTATGCAAAACACTCAAAAAGGTGCTCTGAATCCAATGAAAGGTGTCTATACCTTAGTTGCACAAATAATTGAAGATTATGTGCATAACAAGAAAAATGTTATTACCAATGATTATTATCTTTTGGCTTTAACCTTAGACGGTATGATAAGCAGTTTTATTGAGCGTTTCAGTGGCGAAGATGTTGATTTGAATTCGCTTACACCAAAAGTTTTGAATTTATTTGATAATGCGATAGGAGCGTGCCAATGA
- a CDS encoding TolC family protein, translating to MKKLCIAFLLFCFVLPAYSNTLQKTSIEKYDLSIEQAYDLMIVNNNAIKAAFEATEEKRHKKNAAIGHFFPKIGVNTTVAGLSDDISIPLAPTKSIMLQDNKLWEVGAGAVWNVFTGGKILAMNSAARAYYEGSNEKLREIKGDLTCELIKRYYGLKLAKDVIDVRKQVEETTKKHLSDAIKLEKNGIIPKTERLHAEVAYEKAQRELLAAQRDANIIENSLKNLIKDDSVDLENVTVSPTSALFMYQKDFLNVNEYTKNALEKNPQLKQVEAKKKLAQANYRSQVSNYSPIVSLFAYDIFGSKDLSAGVPRWAMGASVNFVAFDGLTRLNEVKAADSFRKEVKYEQKDAQYNIETLVNKQYQELLKYKEQYDSTSKSMESAQESLRVTTKSFQEGYSTSLNVTDAQTALSGVKIERLNALYNYDVTLAQLLKTNGEYDKIFEHIKESKTEQL from the coding sequence ATGAAAAAATTGTGCATAGCGTTTTTATTGTTCTGTTTCGTTCTTCCTGCCTATTCTAATACGCTTCAAAAAACATCAATTGAAAAATATGATTTGAGTATTGAACAGGCATATGACCTGATGATTGTCAACAATAATGCAATTAAAGCTGCATTTGAGGCAACCGAAGAAAAACGGCATAAGAAAAATGCTGCAATAGGACATTTCTTTCCGAAAATAGGTGTTAATACTACTGTGGCAGGTCTAAGCGATGATATAAGTATCCCTTTAGCTCCTACAAAGTCGATTATGCTTCAAGATAACAAATTGTGGGAAGTTGGAGCAGGTGCTGTTTGGAATGTGTTTACAGGTGGCAAAATCCTTGCTATGAATTCTGCTGCCAGAGCCTATTATGAAGGCTCTAACGAAAAACTTCGAGAAATCAAAGGTGACTTAACCTGTGAGCTTATAAAAAGATATTATGGACTAAAACTTGCAAAAGACGTAATTGATGTCAGAAAACAAGTGGAAGAAACTACAAAAAAACATCTTTCAGATGCTATAAAACTTGAGAAAAACGGTATTATTCCGAAAACAGAAAGGTTACATGCAGAAGTCGCCTACGAAAAAGCTCAAAGAGAACTACTGGCTGCTCAAAGAGATGCAAATATTATCGAAAACAGTTTGAAAAATTTAATAAAAGATGATTCCGTAGACCTTGAAAATGTTACCGTTAGCCCTACTTCAGCTTTGTTTATGTATCAAAAAGATTTTTTGAATGTTAATGAATATACTAAAAATGCTTTAGAAAAAAATCCACAATTGAAACAAGTTGAGGCAAAGAAAAAATTAGCACAGGCAAATTATCGTTCACAAGTAAGCAATTACAGTCCCATTGTGAGTTTGTTTGCTTATGATATTTTTGGCTCAAAAGATTTATCAGCAGGAGTTCCTCGTTGGGCAATGGGGGCGAGCGTTAATTTCGTTGCCTTTGACGGATTAACAAGATTGAATGAGGTTAAGGCTGCAGATTCATTCAGAAAAGAAGTTAAATATGAGCAAAAAGATGCTCAATATAATATTGAAACCCTTGTGAATAAACAATATCAAGAACTTTTAAAATACAAAGAACAATATGACAGTACTTCAAAATCTATGGAAAGTGCCCAAGAATCGCTTAGGGTTACAACAAAAAGTTTTCAAGAAGGTTACTCTACATCTTTGAACGTCACAGATGCTCAAACTGCTTTATCCGGTGTTAAAATTGAACGCCTCAATGCTTTGTATAACTACGATGTTACTTTGGCTCAACTTTTAAAAACCAACGGTGAATATGATAAAATTTTTGAACATATAAAAGAATCAAAAACAGAACAACTGTAA
- a CDS encoding efflux RND transporter periplasmic adaptor subunit codes for MNKKRLFITIAVFIAVLGILLFIVTRPEPEIIQGEVETQTIDVSSKIAGRILDIPVEKGDVVKKGQLLVKLDTPDIQAKAMQSSATLDLAMAENQKVNTGARAEQIAMAKSTMQQAEAGLSLASKTYKRLQNLHKDGVVATQKLDEAQAAYNNALNAVATARSNYQMLETGSRSEDKMAAGANVRRAQGAVSEVASYLKENTLKAPINGEITEISAEKGELVGTGYPIITIVNLDDVWVTFNIREDLLSKIKIGTIINAKIPALGNKEIPLKVNYISVLGNFATWKATKAKGDFDLKTFEVRAKPLNKIDALRAGMSAIVNWDKIK; via the coding sequence TTGAATAAGAAAAGATTATTTATAACAATAGCTGTTTTCATAGCTGTTTTGGGCATTTTATTATTTATTGTAACCCGTCCGGAGCCTGAAATTATACAAGGCGAAGTCGAAACTCAAACAATTGATGTTTCTTCCAAAATAGCAGGTAGAATTTTGGATATTCCTGTTGAAAAAGGTGATGTTGTAAAAAAAGGGCAGTTGTTGGTAAAACTTGATACCCCTGATATTCAAGCTAAAGCTATGCAAAGTTCTGCTACGTTAGATTTGGCAATGGCTGAAAATCAAAAGGTTAATACCGGAGCCAGAGCTGAGCAAATAGCTATGGCTAAGAGCACTATGCAGCAAGCTGAAGCCGGTTTGTCATTGGCGTCAAAGACATATAAAAGGCTCCAAAATCTACACAAAGATGGTGTTGTTGCAACTCAAAAATTAGATGAAGCTCAAGCTGCCTATAACAATGCGTTGAATGCGGTTGCTACAGCCCGCTCAAATTATCAGATGTTAGAAACAGGTTCCAGAAGCGAAGACAAAATGGCAGCCGGTGCCAATGTCCGTAGAGCTCAAGGTGCCGTTAGTGAAGTCGCTTCTTATTTAAAAGAAAATACACTTAAAGCTCCTATAAACGGTGAAATTACTGAAATCTCCGCAGAAAAAGGCGAGCTTGTCGGTACAGGTTATCCGATAATTACCATTGTAAACCTTGATGATGTTTGGGTTACCTTTAATATCAGAGAAGATTTGTTGTCAAAAATAAAAATAGGTACAATCATTAATGCAAAAATCCCTGCTTTAGGCAACAAAGAAATACCTTTGAAAGTAAATTATATCTCTGTCCTCGGCAATTTTGCGACTTGGAAAGCTACAAAAGCTAAAGGCGATTTCGACCTTAAAACATTTGAAGTAAGGGCTAAACCTCTTAATAAAATTGATGCCTTGAGAGCAGGCATGAGTGCAATCGTAAATTGGGACAAAATTAAATGA
- a CDS encoding ABC transporter permease — MMDAFIAVFLRELRRIKNQKKLIFPMFILPIILCFLIFAIFKSGMPRNLPIAVYNADNSSLSRTYVRMLEASPTLNVAYQTTDMQEGRDLIVSGKAYAFIYIPRDFQRDIYKNKAPQLVYYYNNQLLLVGGIVSKEIVVVTRTLMGGINLAVKQKLGVPKGVAMSQLNVVEIDEHVNANPYLNYSYFLGIVSFAHILQILACCVCVWAVGTEFKNGSAIEWLECADNSILIGVLGKIFPYFLSFLFLTLFVDIVYFGISGMPLRGNIPFVILTTVLFILAYQLMGAAFVAYTGSLRFALSSGAFYTALGFTFAGVTYPQIGMPAFAKFYSSLLPISHYMKIMLDQTLRGIPWKYDMPSLYGLIVIILLALCFFPRLKRLALDKTQWYKN; from the coding sequence ATGATGGATGCTTTTATAGCAGTATTTTTAAGAGAATTAAGGCGAATAAAAAATCAGAAGAAATTAATTTTTCCTATGTTTATTTTGCCGATTATATTATGCTTTTTGATTTTTGCTATATTTAAGTCAGGCATGCCGAGAAATCTTCCTATTGCTGTATATAACGCCGATAACTCAAGTCTTTCAAGGACTTATGTAAGGATGTTGGAGGCGTCACCAACTTTGAATGTTGCATATCAAACAACCGATATGCAAGAGGGGCGTGACCTTATTGTTAGCGGAAAAGCCTATGCGTTTATATATATTCCACGTGATTTTCAAAGGGATATATATAAGAATAAAGCTCCTCAACTCGTTTATTATTACAACAACCAACTTTTGCTCGTTGGTGGAATTGTAAGCAAGGAAATTGTAGTTGTGACAAGAACCCTTATGGGCGGGATAAATCTTGCAGTGAAACAAAAATTGGGCGTGCCAAAAGGCGTTGCCATGTCCCAGCTGAATGTTGTTGAAATTGACGAGCATGTTAATGCAAATCCATATTTGAATTATTCGTATTTTTTAGGGATTGTTTCTTTTGCTCACATTTTACAAATATTAGCGTGTTGTGTGTGCGTGTGGGCTGTAGGGACAGAGTTTAAAAACGGTAGTGCTATAGAATGGCTTGAATGTGCAGATAATTCTATACTTATCGGTGTTTTAGGCAAAATATTCCCTTATTTTTTGAGTTTTTTATTTTTGACTTTATTTGTTGATATTGTTTATTTTGGTATATCCGGAATGCCTTTAAGGGGGAATATCCCTTTTGTAATATTAACTACGGTATTATTTATATTGGCTTATCAGCTTATGGGGGCTGCTTTTGTAGCTTATACGGGTAGCTTGCGTTTTGCTTTGAGCAGTGGAGCTTTTTACACAGCATTAGGTTTCACTTTCGCAGGAGTTACTTATCCTCAAATTGGAATGCCTGCTTTTGCAAAGTTTTACAGTTCATTGTTGCCAATATCTCACTATATGAAAATAATGCTCGACCAAACATTAAGAGGGATTCCATGGAAATATGATATGCCTTCTTTATATGGTTTGATTGTGATTATATTGTTGGCGTTATGTTTCTTCCCTCGGTTAAAAAGGTTAGCATTAGATAAAACTCAATGGTATAAAAATTGA
- a CDS encoding ABC transporter permease translates to MKKDFLTILKIWKTELIAVLTDPATVLIMIIALFMYSMFYSIPYSHEVAKNIPISAVDNDNSVLSRKLIKDINSTDSVDIVSQPVNKNEAQVEFYKGKTLGFIVIPKDFEKHLLEGKKTQLSLYADSGYLVMYKQVAGGVMSTAMTLSSGIEVNKLRMAGVTKKQALGVVRPFISVDMPLFNPSGGYETYIFPVVLVLIMQQTLLVGVGVLGGTKRERKGAFCKVASEPWQIVLGNSLAYVTLYLSHSIFFFIVIPLLFSFRAPENIPLLALCVFPFLFAVSFLAQALTIFFNEREDGLMFVVVLSLPMVFVPGFVWPKEAIPTWLNFVADFVPATRGIDAIVRINQFGASFAQVKWDFVILIALCFLYFLLACLAIKHVCIHHEEN, encoded by the coding sequence ATGAAAAAAGATTTCTTAACAATATTAAAAATATGGAAAACAGAGCTTATAGCTGTTCTGACAGACCCTGCTACTGTTCTTATTATGATAATTGCATTGTTTATGTATTCAATGTTTTATTCTATTCCATATAGTCATGAGGTTGCAAAAAATATACCTATTTCTGCCGTTGATAATGACAACAGCGTTTTATCAAGAAAATTGATAAAAGATATCAACAGTACAGATTCTGTGGATATCGTTTCGCAGCCTGTTAATAAAAATGAGGCACAAGTTGAGTTCTATAAGGGTAAAACACTTGGGTTTATTGTCATACCGAAAGACTTTGAGAAACATCTTTTAGAGGGTAAAAAAACGCAATTATCTCTATATGCAGATTCAGGGTATTTAGTCATGTATAAACAGGTAGCTGGAGGCGTTATGTCGACCGCTATGACGCTTTCATCAGGCATTGAAGTTAATAAGCTCCGAATGGCAGGTGTTACAAAAAAACAAGCATTGGGGGTAGTTAGACCCTTTATTAGTGTTGATATGCCTTTGTTTAACCCCTCAGGTGGCTATGAAACATATATTTTCCCTGTTGTATTGGTGTTGATAATGCAGCAGACGCTGCTCGTCGGGGTCGGCGTTTTAGGTGGAACTAAGCGTGAAAGGAAAGGGGCGTTCTGTAAAGTTGCATCTGAACCGTGGCAAATTGTTTTGGGCAATTCGCTTGCCTACGTAACTTTGTATTTATCGCACAGTATATTTTTCTTTATCGTAATACCGTTGCTATTTTCTTTCAGGGCACCTGAAAATATTCCCTTATTGGCATTATGCGTTTTCCCGTTTTTGTTTGCTGTAAGTTTCTTAGCTCAAGCTCTTACTATATTTTTTAATGAGCGAGAAGATGGGTTAATGTTTGTTGTTGTACTGTCGTTGCCGATGGTATTTGTCCCGGGATTTGTTTGGCCTAAGGAGGCAATTCCTACGTGGCTCAATTTTGTAGCTGATTTCGTCCCTGCAACAAGAGGTATTGATGCAATTGTCAGGATAAATCAATTCGGAGCGTCGTTTGCCCAAGTAAAATGGGATTTCGTTATTTTGATTGCTTTATGTTTCTTATACTTTTTGCTTGCATGTCTTGCAATAAAACATGTTTGTATTCATCATGAAGAAAATTGA
- the cobO gene encoding cob(I)yrinic acid a,c-diamide adenosyltransferase: MLEHGYIQIYTGDGKGKTTASLGLALRALGHGWKVLVIQFTKGDQGTCYGELASKKFLPNLDVVQFGMDRVVYSHNVNLEDFKEAKKGWDLAKKSIQSGEYQLIILDELNICVDMGMIKVAEVKEALLNKPESLEIVLTGRRAHPELVALAHLVTEMKPIKHYFDTGVMARQGIEY, from the coding sequence TTGCTAGAACACGGCTATATTCAAATTTATACAGGTGACGGTAAAGGAAAGACTACAGCTTCTTTAGGGCTTGCTCTACGTGCATTGGGTCATGGCTGGAAGGTTCTTGTAATTCAATTTACAAAAGGCGACCAAGGTACTTGCTACGGCGAACTTGCTTCTAAAAAGTTTTTACCTAATTTAGATGTAGTTCAGTTCGGAATGGATAGAGTTGTCTACAGCCACAATGTTAATCTTGAAGATTTTAAAGAAGCTAAAAAAGGTTGGGATTTGGCTAAAAAATCTATCCAAAGCGGCGAATATCAACTTATTATTTTAGACGAATTAAATATTTGCGTTGATATGGGGATGATAAAAGTTGCAGAAGTAAAAGAAGCATTGCTAAATAAGCCTGAAAGTTTGGAAATCGTGTTGACAGGGCGTCGTGCTCATCCTGAGCTCGTTGCATTGGCTCACTTGGTTACTGAAATGAAGCCGATTAAACACTATTTTGATACAGGTGTTATGGCAAGACAAGGTATTGAATACTAA
- a CDS encoding ribose-phosphate pyrophosphokinase: protein MLKVESLNTRNRFKMGNIFSNPVRNIKPNLQYQYNLMQDTVSFTGKENTEIFSCKDNKKLAQEVSNQSDIPFKDSVSKKFKNGETYVKLNDDVEDKNVVVINAGNDPVNDNLMEFRQMLDAAKRGGAEKITAVLPYLPYSRQDRLSADGESLAGKMIAKDLETAGADKVITFDIHSIQTQGFYDVPMKNVSAMPLFADYFKEKTNGKTDNFVVVSPDVGGVKRAKNLAKELDVDTAIIHKERAEHNKAEAVALIGEVKDKNCILIDDMIDTAGTITEAVKMLKGKGAKDVYICATHGIFSGNAFENIKNCPVKEVVVTDTLPLPENAPEKIKQISVAPLLAEEINK from the coding sequence ATGTTAAAAGTAGAGAGCTTAAACACAAGAAACAGATTTAAAATGGGAAATATTTTTTCTAATCCTGTGAGAAATATAAAACCCAATTTGCAATATCAATACAACCTTATGCAAGACACCGTTTCTTTTACAGGTAAAGAAAATACTGAAATATTCAGCTGCAAAGATAACAAAAAACTTGCTCAAGAAGTTTCAAATCAATCAGATATCCCTTTTAAAGACTCTGTAAGCAAAAAATTTAAAAACGGAGAAACTTACGTAAAATTGAACGATGATGTTGAAGATAAAAATGTCGTTGTCATAAACGCAGGTAACGACCCTGTTAATGATAACTTGATGGAATTCAGACAAATGCTTGATGCCGCAAAAAGAGGCGGAGCCGAAAAAATTACAGCCGTACTTCCTTATTTGCCATACTCAAGACAAGACAGGCTCTCTGCTGACGGCGAATCATTGGCAGGAAAAATGATTGCAAAAGATTTGGAAACAGCTGGAGCTGATAAAGTCATTACTTTTGATATTCACTCAATACAAACTCAAGGCTTTTACGATGTACCTATGAAAAATGTTTCTGCAATGCCTTTATTTGCAGACTATTTCAAAGAAAAAACGAACGGAAAAACCGACAATTTCGTTGTGGTAAGCCCAGATGTCGGTGGGGTAAAAAGAGCTAAAAATTTGGCAAAAGAACTAGACGTTGACACTGCAATCATCCATAAAGAAAGGGCTGAACACAATAAAGCTGAAGCGGTTGCTCTAATAGGCGAAGTGAAAGATAAAAACTGCATTTTGATTGACGATATGATTGACACGGCAGGAACCATCACTGAAGCCGTTAAAATGCTTAAAGGCAAAGGTGCTAAAGACGTCTATATTTGTGCAACACACGGGATTTTCAGTGGCAACGCATTCGAAAACATAAAAAATTGTCCTGTTAAAGAAGTTGTAGTGACAGACACGCTTCCACTACCGGAAAATGCACCTGAAAAAATCAAGCAAATCAGTGTAGCACCACTTCTCGCAGAAGAAATCAACAAATAA